In Papilio machaon chromosome W, ilPapMach1.1, whole genome shotgun sequence, a single genomic region encodes these proteins:
- the LOC123723327 gene encoding Y-box factor homolog, translating into MADTEKAPQQQPQQQQQQQQDQQTQPQPAKAAKQKQVIAEKVSGTVKWFNVKSGYGFINRNDTKEDVFVHQTAIARNNPRKAVRSVGDGEAVEFAVVAGEKGFEAAGVTGPGGEPVKGSPYAADKRRGFPRQYYPRQSGGRGGEGAPRRGGMGRRGPPGGQGGPGGAQGDEGQDGGAPPQRSYFRRNFRGGRRGAGAPGPMNRGGYRRVRPRSFQSGAPRMDANAGAAAASAGAAAPAAAPVAAPGAADQAKPKPKPQQATLAAATTNESQA; encoded by the exons ATGGCTGATACCGAAAAGGCGCCGCAGCAGCAACCCCAACAACAACAGCAGCAGCAACAGGACCAGCAAACTCAACCGCAACCGGCTAAAGCCGCTAAACAAAAGCAGGTCATTG CTGAAAAGGTTTCGGGCACCGTCAAATGGTTTAATGTCAAGAGCGGATATGGTTTCATCAatag AAATGACACGAAGGAGGATGTGTTTGTGCATCAAACGGCGATCGCCCGGAACAACCCGCGCAAGGCTGTGCGCTCGGTGGGCGACGGTGAGGCGGTGGAGTTTGCCGTGGTCGCCGGGGAGAAAGGCTTCGAGGCCGCAGGAGTGACCGGCCCCGGTGGCGAGCCGGTCAAGGGCTCGCCCTATGCAGCTGACAAACGACGCGGCTTTCCCCGCCA aTATTACCCTCGTCAAAGCGGCGGGCGCGGTGGTGAGGGCGCTCCACGCAGGGGAGGCATGGGACGCCGCGGGCCCCCGGGCGGCCAGGGCGGCCCGGGCGGCGCGCAGGGGGATGAGGGGCAGGACGGAGGGGCACCACCGCAGAGGAG CTACTTCCGGCGTAACTTCCGCGGCGGACGTCGCGGCGCCGGCGCGCCCGGACCCATGAACCGCGGCGGCTACCGTCGCGTGCGTCCGCGCAGCTTCCAGTCGGGCGCACCGCGAATGGACGCGAACGCCGGGGCAGCGGCGGCGTCGGCGGGAGCCGCAGCCCCGGCGGCCGCGCCCGTAGCTGCTCCGGGGGCCGCCGACCAGGCCAAGCCGAAGCCGAAGCCGCAGCAGGCGACGCTCGCCGCCGCCACCACCAACGAGAGTCAGGCCTGa